The Tistrella bauzanensis genomic sequence ACCGACCGGAACAGCGCGAAGGCGACGTGGAAGGTCCAGTCATTGATCGCCGGCCGGCCGGTCAGGCGGGCATAAAGGTCCAGCAGCTCGGCCTCGCCCGGCACGCCCAGCGCCGCCGTGTCGACACCGACATACCCGCCGAATTCTGACGCGGGCATGTAATGGTGCATGAGGTGATAGCCCAGATCGGCCAACGGCTCGCCCAGCGTCGACAACTCCCAGTCGAGCACGGCGCGGATCGCCGAGCCGTCCTCGGCGGCGATGCAGTTCTCCAGCCGGAAATCGCCATGCACCAGGGTGGTGCGTTCAGGATCTTTCGGCATATTGGCCGGCAGCCACGCGATCAGCGCTTCCATGCCCTCGATCCGGTCGGTTTCGGCGGCACGATACTGCCGCGTCCAGACCGCGATCTGGCGTTCATAGAAGCTGCCGGGCCGGCCGTAATCGCCAAGTCCCACGGCGTTCACATCCACGCTGTGCAGGGCGGCCAGGGTCTCGATCAGCCGGATCATCACCACACGGCGCTGCCCGGGCGACAGCGCCGGCAGCATCAGATCGCCGAAGGTCGCGCCCCGAACATGCCCCATCAGATAGAACGGCGTGCCGACGATGCCGGGATCCGCGCAGTAATGCACGGCCGCGGGCACCGGCACAGGGGTATCGGCCAATGCCGACAGCACCCGGAATTCACGGTCGATCTGGTGTGCCTTGGGCAGCAGGGTGCCCGGCGGCTGCTTGCGCAGCACATAAGCCCCGCCATCGGTATCGATCCGGAAGGTCGGGTTCGACTGGCCGTTGGTGAACCGGTGCAGGCGGATCGGGCCGCGGAAGCCGGGCACCACTGCGTCGAGATAGGCAGCCAGGCGGTCGACGTCGAAAGGAATTTCGGTCGTGTCGGAAAGGGCATCGGCAGGCATCGGCAGGGCGTTCCTCGCAGGGCGACCGCCCCTGCCCGGCGGGCCGCACGCTCGTGATCATGCATGCGATGATCATGAGCGGCTGCCGACGAT encodes the following:
- a CDS encoding phosphotransferase family protein; this encodes MPADALSDTTEIPFDVDRLAAYLDAVVPGFRGPIRLHRFTNGQSNPTFRIDTDGGAYVLRKQPPGTLLPKAHQIDREFRVLSALADTPVPVPAAVHYCADPGIVGTPFYLMGHVRGATFGDLMLPALSPGQRRVVMIRLIETLAALHSVDVNAVGLGDYGRPGSFYERQIAVWTRQYRAAETDRIEGMEALIAWLPANMPKDPERTTLVHGDFRLENCIAAEDGSAIRAVLDWELSTLGEPLADLGYHLMHHYMPASEFGGYVGVDTAALGVPGEAELLDLYARLTGRPAINDWTFHVAFALFRSVGILQGVYARALQGNASSPYALERGRKARLVADVGHALIRTRG